One window of Micromonas commoda chromosome 1, complete sequence genomic DNA carries:
- the ACR2 gene encoding predicted protein (DNA-directed RNA polymerase I polypeptide 2), producing MSRYSMKCDGFDQGTGYLPEALRGVARNHLASFDYFLDHGLSDVVRCLDNISIQPSGAQNTSSSPRFKMWFENISIGRPIREDTTAVRARDPRVFPRECRESSNTYKAPMLATVAWTFGDVGAIFRREFRICMFPVMVASKVCNLFGFSQDELICRGEEGHEMGGYFILNGNERIIRLLVQQRRHYIMGMKRKAYSSRGPIYTHYATAIRCSANDEHTSTVRIHYTSDGSARLVFVHRRKEYFVPAGIILRALAEFSDSVVQAIVARGLTGLGAQVFAIERIRIILGEAATFGIHNKVQALAYLGEHFRAQLDANPWETNFDVGKRLICEHIFIHLQSDEDKFNLVLLMMQKLYALVAGQCSADNPDSLMHHEILLPGILMQIFVREKLQDALHKAKIALNREFEENPNHASADDGEWLSQVAIEAITKTNIGRLAEYFLATGNLSSRTGLGLTQTSGFTIVADKLNYMRYISHFRSVHRGAYFAELRTTTVRKLLPESWGFLCPVHTPDGSPCGLLNHLAASCYIHVACESTGEARDRARSQVLKVLSSAGALILHGSTSLGSAPPAHLTVMLDGLILGFVADSDAKVVVSALRAAKVSGSNGVSSHLEIAHIPLSSCGYGGAFPGLYLFSTSSRMMRPVIQQQNRITENIGSLEQAFMSIRCPDGRQKPTCIAEHAHEENGPGTILSVVASLTPWSDFNQSPRNMYQCQMAKQTMGMPLHSFCYRPDTKIYRLHTPQRPVAMTGQYDKYQMDNYPLGTNAVVAVIAHTGYDMEDAMIVNKGAMERGLGHATLYKTETVTLVAGSDENFGQCNVIQQKLGSPIAFTEKHPFDPDIDTDGAPRPGSIKQAGSTLCSVVDRSTGRVRLHKIKGSDHVIIDRVSISSGKASKGQTETKMSVTVRCDRNPIIGDKFSSRHGQKGVLSFLCPEEDLPYIEKSGSRPDILINPHAFPSRMTIGMLLESMASKAGALDGRFIDASPFQAANDETHIISPTREYGEMLRKHGYNYSGSETMVNGLTGERFDVDIFVGLVYYQRLRHMVSDKFQVRSLGPNNPLTQQPIKGRKAGGGIRFGEMERDALIAHGSSYLIHDRLHACSDRHVTSLCTYCGSLLAPGANIQMAATHQVHASGAGNGQGRLHSFDDIFPRKVSCRVCNTGTGVHNVALPFVFKYLAAELAAMNIRIGLEVGDDRV from the exons aTGAGTCGATATTCGATGAAATGCGATGGTTTTGATCAGGGGACTGGATATTTACCGGAagctcttcgcggcgttgcTCGAAATCATCTAGCATCTTTCGACTACTTTTTGGATCACGGCCTTTCTGATGTGGTTAGGTGCCTCGACAACATTAGCATCCAGCCTTCAGGCGCTCAGAATACATCGTCATCGCCTCGCTTCAAGATGTGGTTTGAAAACATCAGTATAGGGAGGCCAATAAGGGAGGACACTACAGCGGTGCGTGCCCGTGACCCTCGCGTTTTCCCACGCGAATGTCGTGAGTCGTCAAATACCTACAAGGCGCCTATGTTGGCAACAGTTGCCTGGACTTTCGGGGATGTCGGCGCCATCTTTCGCCGAGAATTTCGCATATGCATGTTTCCCGTCATGGTTGCATCGAAGGTCTGTAATCTATTTGGATTCTCCCAAGATGAACTTATCTGTAGGGGCGAAGAGGGTCATGAGATGGGTGGGTACTTCATCTTAAATGGAAACGAGCGAATAATCCGGCTGCTTGTCCAGCAACGAAGGCACTACATAAT GGGAATGAAGCGAAAGGCATATTCATCTCGAGGGCCCATTTACACTCACTATGCAACTGCTATCCGCTGTTCAGCCAACGATGAGCATACAAGCACAGTTCGCATTCATTACACATCTGATGGATCTGCTAGGCTTGTCTTTGTTCATCGTCGAAAAGAATACTTTGTCCCCGCTGGAATCATACTACGCGCACTTGCAGAGTTTTCAGATAGTGTCGTGCAGGCGATTGTAGCCCGTGGTCTCACCGGTTTGGGAGCTCAAGTTTTCGCTATTGAGCGCATCAGAATCATTCTCGGTGAAGCTGCCACTTTTGGTATTCACAACAAAGTTCAAGCTCTGGCTTATCTTGGTGAACATTTTCGCGCACAGCTTGATGCGAACCCGTGGGAAACAAACTTTGATGTGGGCAAACGCCTGATTTGTGAACACATTTTCATACACTTGCAAAGTGATGAGGATAAATTCAACCTTGTGCTACTTATGATGCAAAAGCTATACGCTCTTGTTGCCGGACAATGCTCAGCGGATAATCCTGATTCACTAATGCATCATGAAATTTTGCTGCCGGGAATTTTGATGCAGATTTTTGTTCGCGAGAAGCTGCAGGATGCGCTGCACAAGGCAAAAATTGCTTTGAATAGAGAATTTGAGGAGAACCCGAACCATGCTTCAGCGGATGATGGAGAGTGGCTCTCGCAAGTTGCAATTGAGGCGATCACGAAAACAAATATTGGAAGACTTGCTGAGTATTTTCTCGCAACGGGCAACCTTTCTAGTAGGACAGGACTTGGACTTACACAGACAAGTGGCTTCACAATAGTTGCTGATAAACTAAACTACATG CGTTACATTTCACACTTTCGATCAGTTCACCGTGGTGCTTATTTCGCAGAGCTTCGAACAACGACTGTTCGGAAATTACTGCCAGAGTCATGGGGCTTTCTATGCCCTGTGCATACTCCTGATGGTAGCCCATGTGGACTATTAAATCACTTGGCTGCTTCATGCTACATACACGTTGCTTGTGAAAGTACTGGGGAGGCAAGAGACCGAGCCAGGAGCCAGGTTTTAAAAGTGTTGTCATCAGCCGGCGCACTAATCTTGCATGGTAGCACAAGTCTTGGATCTGCTCCTCCGGCACACCTTACAGTAATGCTTGATGGACTGATCCTCGGCTTTGTAGCCGATTCAGATGCGAAAGTCGTCGTCTCAGCTCTCAGAGCTGCAAAGGTTTCTGGGTCAAATGGGGTATCTTCACATCTTGAGATTGCGCACATACCATTGTCTTCTTGTGGCTATGGTGGAGCATTTCCTGGGCTATATTTATTTTCAACATCTTCACGCATGATGCGTCCGGTCATACAGCAACAAAACAGAATCACTGAAAACATTGGGTCATTGGAACAGGCATTCATGTCAATTAGATGTCCAGATGGTAGACAAAAACCAACCTGCATTGCAGAACACGCACATGAAGAAAATGGACCTGGGACAATCCTATCCGTAGTTGCGAGTCTTACTCCATGGTCGGATTTCAATCAGTCACCGCGAAACATGTATCAATGTCAAATGGCCAAACAAACTATGGGCATGCCACTACATTCCTTTTGCTACAGGCCCGATACAAAAATATATCGTCTACATACACCTCAGCGTCCAGTTGCCATGACAGGGCAATACGACAAATATCAGATGGACAATTATCCTTTGGGGACAAACGCAGTCGTTGCTGTCATTGCGCATACCGGATATGACATGGAAGACGCCATGATTGTGAATAAAGGAGCCATGGAAAGGGGCCTTGGTCATGCAACATTATACAAAACGGAGACGGTGACGTTGGTTGCTGGATCAGACGAAAATTTTGGTCAATGCAATGTGATACAGCAGAAATTGGGATCACCTATTGCATTTACGGAAAAGCATCCATTCGACCCTGACATTGACACCGACGGTGCACCTCGTCCAGGATCCATAAAACAGGCCGGCTCGACATTGTGCAGTGTTGTTGATCGCAGTACAGGGCGAGTTAGACTTCACAAAATCAAAGGCAGTGATCATGTGATCATCGACCGTGTTTCCATTAGCAGTGGAAAAGCTAGCAAAGGGCAGACAGAAACAAAGATGTCAGTAACCGTCCGATGTGATCGTAACCCAATCATTGGAGATAAATTCAGTTCGAGGCATGGACAGAAAGGTGTTCTGTCATTTCTTTGCCCGGAAGAAGATCTGCCGTACATTGAAAAGTCTGGATCTCGTCCTGATATACTCATTAACCCCCACGCATTTCCTTCTCGCATGACGATTGGGATGCTTCTGGAAAGTATGGCATCAAAAGCGGGGGCGCTCGATGGTCGCTTCATTGACGCAAGCCCATTCCAAGCAGCCAATGATGAAACACATATCATATCACCCACTCGCGAATACGGTGAAATGCTCCGCAAACACGGGTATAACTATAGCGGAAGTGAAACAATGGTCAATGGTCTTACAGGAGAGCGATTTGATGTTGATATCTTTGTTGGTCTAGTATATTATCAGAGGCTCAGGCACATGGTGAGTGATAAATTTCAGGTCCGTTCTTTAGGCCCAAACAACCCCTTGACTCAACAGCCAATTAAAGGCCGAAAAGCTGGGGGCGGCATTCGGTTTGGAGAGATGGAACGCGATGCACTAATTGCCCATGGATCGTCATATCTGATACACGACCGATTGCACGCCTGCTCCGACCGTCATGTTACCTCATTGTGCACTTACTGTGGTAGCTTACTCGCCCCGGGTGCAAACATCCAAATGGCCGCAACTCATCAAGTACACGCCAGTGGCGCTGGAAATGGGCAGGGTCGTTTACATTCATTCGACGATATATTTCCTCGAAAGGTGTCGTGCAGAGTCTGCAACACTGGGACCGGAGTTCACAATGTTGCTCTGCCATTTGTTTTCAAATATCTTGCTGCAGAACTTGCTGCCATGAACATACGAATAGGATTGGAGGTCGGTGACGATAGAGTTTGA
- a CDS encoding predicted protein (Alternative splicing variant 2), with amino-acid sequence MTAVPTLPPADFTARDAFSGGADILRASALKGPYVHFSRVGPPDAALDVDAYAPGTSSSGFELRQGRVMELAPLVEMRTPDAHVCPDAKVTLLQRATELVATPRERLKLAFGFRPTPYALTDGDKGAIPAALVNHRHFDVARAAANAAASGDDAVVAVAVAVKAMGSVSKGEKQRHEKKEKKEKKEKKEKKEKKEKKDNKRRRKDVGPDASGLSGPTEISGDTRITSQ; translated from the exons ATGACCGCCGTGCCGACTTTACCCCCCGCAGACTTCACCGCACGCGACGCcttcagcggcggcgcggatatccttcgcgcgagcgccctgaAAGGTCCTTACGTCCACTTCAGTCGCGTGGGCCcaccggacgccgcgctggacgtcgacgcgtacgcgccgggaacgtcctcgtcggggttCGAGCTGAGGCAGGGGCGCGTCATGGAGCTTGCCCCACTCGTCGAGATGCGAACGCCGGACGCTCACGTATGCCCAGACGCCAAG GTGACACTGCTGCAGCGAGCTACGGAGCTGGTGGCCACACCTCGCGAGAGGCTGAAACTGGCATTTGGATTCAGGCCGACGCCATACGCTCTAACTGATGGGGACAAGGGcgcgatccccgcggcgttggTGAATCATCGGCACTTTGATGTGGCACGCGCGGCTGCGAACGCTGCGGCTTCGGGGGATGACGCGGTGGTTGCAGTTGCAGTCGCGGTGAAAGCGATGGGCAGCGTCAGCAAGGGGGAGAAACAGAGAcacgagaagaaggagaagaaggagaagaaggagaagaaggagaagaaggagaagaaggagaagaaggacaaTAAACGGCGGAGGAAGGACGTCGGACCAGACGCATCAGGATTAAGCGGTCCCACGGAAATATCTGGTGACACCAGGATAACGTCTCAGTAG
- a CDS encoding predicted protein (Alternative splicing variant 1), producing the protein MTAVPTLPPADFTARDAFSGGADILRASALKGPYVHFSRVGPPDAALDVDAYAPGTSSSGFELRQGRVMELAPLVEMRTPDAHVCPDAKV; encoded by the coding sequence ATGACCGCCGTGCCGACTTTACCCCCCGCAGACTTCACCGCACGCGACGCcttcagcggcggcgcggatatccttcgcgcgagcgccctgaAAGGTCCTTACGTCCACTTCAGTCGCGTGGGCCcaccggacgccgcgctggacgtcgacgcgtacgcgccgggaacgtcctcgtcggggttCGAGCTGAGGCAGGGGCGCGTCATGGAGCTTGCCCCACTCGTCGAGATGCGAACGCCGGACGCTCACGTATGCCCAGACGCCAAGGTCTGA
- a CDS encoding predicted protein (Alternative splicing variant 1) — MGLLSVIKKVKANEKELRILMVGLDNAGKTTIVKRVNGEDIGSVSPTLGFNIKTMRYKGYALNIWDVGGQKTLRSYWRNYYETTDGLVWVIDSADHRRLEDCKEELHALLSEEKLVGATLLILANKQDIPGALTKEMLTRVLDLRKMTSRRWHIEGCSALTGEGLLQGLDWCAEDIGSRIYLCE; from the coding sequence ATGGGCCTGCTTTCGGTTATTAAAAAGGTCAAGGCCAATGAAAAAGAGTTACGCATCCTTATGGTTGGACTCGATAACGCAGGTAAAACGACGATAGTAAAGCGAGTCAACGGCGAGGATATCGGCTCCGTCTCTCCAACTCTAGGTTTCAATATAAAAACAATGAGGTATAAAGGCTACGCTTTGAACATATGGGATGTTGGCGGGCAAAAGACGTTGCGCAGCTACTGGCGCAACTACTATGAGACCACAGACGGACTGGTGTGGGTGATCGACAGCGCAGACCATCGACGGTTGGAGGACTGCAAAGAAGAGCTCCACGCGCTGTTGTCCGAAGAAAAACTTGTTGGTGCGACACTGCTGATCTTAGCTAATAAGCAAGATATTCCCGGTGCATTGACAAAAGAGATGCTCACGCGGGTTTTGGATCTTCGGAAAATGACGAGTAGGCGCTGGCATATCGAGGGCTGCAGCGCATTAACAGGAGAGGGACTGCTTCAAGGCCTAGACTGGTGTGCCGAAGATATCGGATCACGGATATACTTGTGTGAGTAA
- a CDS encoding predicted protein (Alternative splicing variant 1): protein MLARAPPAKVAPCKPCMGTGLVPTPCGKPQKPHLESPRVAIVGAGIGGAALALALQQRGVHVSLFERDTSFSMRKQGYGLTLQKYSGAAALKQLGVLLDGVGSNANISLTAAGRELGRYGHGTRLYNDQKVAVNSASDAGRKNVHLPRQALRRVLLEKLSPGTVHWGKKFKNYKETTCSTSSGVELQFEDGDRLSFDLLVGADGIFSAVRPVKLAKNSRDAAVGEAYPLHYLGVFVMLGICHGVSHPLCDHKVFQVVDGTTRIYVMPFSRSCDGDGCLALRQGDEVSTQNNKATVPLLMWQLSFPISEEKAIELAKADPAKLLSEAVERCGSWVDPVPELISSTSIQNLSGYPAYDRACLNAGDLRNMSDEHSAASRVTLIGDAAHPMSPFKGQGANQALLDAVQLARALFRTPTFSPSRSKHRQGLVWQSESCSAGLFDGDVATALSDFEKTMCTRSKEKVRLSRDAAAYLHSNAALAEGNCVRAHAAARAAKSLTDDTTKLKVFDDSSHT from the coding sequence ATGCTAGCCAGGGCGCCACCAGCAAAAGTAGCACCCTGCAAACCATGTATGGGCACTGGCCTCGTCCCCACGCCCTGCGGAAAACCACAGAAGCCACATCTCGAGTCCCCTCGAGTTGCAATTGTTGGTGCAGGTATCGGGGGTGCGGCTCTGGCTCTGGCATTACAACAGCGCGGCGTTCATGTATCTCTATTCGAGCGAGACACTTCATTTTCAATGCGAAAGCAAGGTTATGGTCTCACTCTGCAGAAATATTCAGGAGCGGCTGCTCTCAAGCAACTCGGAGTGTTGCTCGATGGGGTTGGTTCAAACGCAAACATCTCTCTCACCGCAGCCGGCAGAGAATTGGGTAGATATGGACACGGCACGCGACTTTATAATGACCAGAAAGTGGCCGTCAACTCAGCTTCAGACGCCGGCCGAAAGAATGTTCACTTACCGCGACAAGCACTACGTCGTGTGCTGCTTGAAAAGTTATCTCCAGGAACTGTTCACTGGGGAAAGAAGTTTAAAAATTACAAAGAGACAACTTGTTCAACCTCGTCAGGTGTAGAGCTCCAATTCGAGGATGGTGACCGTTTGAGCTTTGATCTTCTCGTTGGCGCAGACGGAATCTTCTCCGCAGTCAGACCAGTGAAACTCGCAAAAAATTCACGCGATGCAGCTGTCGGGGAAGCATACCCACTCCACTACCTCGGAGTGTTCGTGATGCTTGGAATATGTCATGGAGTCAGCCACCCTCTTTGCGATCACAAAGTGTTTCAGGTAGTTGACGGGACGACAAGGATATACGTTATGCCATTTTCTCGATCATGCGATGGGGACGGATGCCTGGCGCTTCGACAGGGAGACGAAGTATCTACACAAAACAACAAGGCAACTGTTCCTCTTTTGATGTGGCAGCTCTCTTTCCCGATTTCAGAAGAAAAGGCAATTGAGCTGGCAAAGGCTGACCCGGCAAAACTTCTTTCCGAGGCGGTCGAGCGTTGCGGTTCTTGGGTAGATCCTGTTCCTGAACTAATATCATCGACCAGTATCCAAAATCTTTCGGGATATCCTGCATATGACCGCGCATGTCTGAACGCAGGCGACCTACGGAATATGTCAGACGAACACAGCGCAGCATCACGCGTAACCCTTATTGGTGATGCAGCACACCCCATGTCTCCATTTAAAGGTCAGGGCGCCAACCAGGCACTTCTGGATGCTGTGCAGCTGGCCCGTGCACTTTTCCGAACTCCAACATTCAGTCCATCGAGATCGAAGCATAGGCAAGGATTGGTATGGCAGTCCGAGTCGTGCAGCGCTGGACTTTTTGATGGCGACGTTGCGACGGCACTCTCCGACTTTGAGAAAACAATGTGCACAAGGAGTAAGGAAAAAGTTAGACTATCGCGGGACGCTGCGGCATATTTGCATTCAAATGCAGCTCTTGCCGAAGGAAACTGTGTGAGGGCACATGCCGCGGCCAGAGCAGCCAAATCCTTGACCGATGATACTACTAAACTGAAGGTATTTGATGACTCATCTCATACATGA
- a CDS encoding predicted protein (Alternative splicing variant 2) gives MPLVAVRFSKICTEYVRFQHFSHRLKRPSPRTQVSVVRSCVPRVHVSGRPILHADVDMVIEAKISSGSDSIGDAEGKNINMMWCSSCGGEGVVYSLSKKQKRERRLEREAAAGASVECPRDLSSFEMLARAPPAKVAPCKPCMGTGLVPTPCGKPQKPHLESPRVAIVGAGIGGAALALALQQRGVHVSLFERDTSFSMRKQGYGLTLQKYSGAAALKQLGVLLDGVGSNANISLTAAGRELGRYGHGTRLYNDQKVAVNSASDAGRKNVHLPRQALRRVLLEKLSPGTVHWGKKFKNYKETTCSTSSGVELQFEDGDRLSFDLLVGADGIFSAVRPVKLAKNSRDAAVGEAYPLHYLGVFVMLGICHGVSHPLCDHKVFQVVDGTTRIYVMPFSRSCDGDGCLALRQGDEVSTQNNKATVPLLMWQLSFPISEEKAIELAKADPAKLLSEAVERCGSWVDPVPELISSTSIQNLSGYPAYDRACLNAGDLRNMSDEHSAASRVTLIGDAAHPMSPFKGQGANQALLDAVQLARALFRTPTFSPSRSKHRQGLVWQSESCSAGLFDGDVATALSDFEKTMCTRSKEKVRLSRDAAAYLHSNAALAEGNCVRAHAAARAAKSLTDDTTKLKVFDDSSHT, from the coding sequence ATGCCGCTGGTTGCCGTCAGATTTTCAAAAATCTGCACCGAATACGTACGCTTCCAGCATTTTTCGCACCGTCTTAagcgtccctcgcctcgaaCGCAAGTCAGCGTAGTACGCTCGTGCGTTCCGCGAGTACACGTCTCTGGCCGACCTATCTTGCATGCCGACGTTGACATGGTCATTGAAGCGAAAATCTCTTCAGGGTCAGATAGCATCGGCGATGCTGAAGGCAAGAATATCAACATGATGTGGTGCTCAAGTTGCGGCGGGGAAGGTGTTGTTTACTCTCTTTCGAAAAAGCAAAAACGTGAGCGTCGAttggagcgcgaggcggcggcaggggcgtCAGTTGAATGTCCACGGGATCTTTCCAGTTTCGAGATGCTAGCCAGGGCGCCACCAGCAAAAGTAGCACCCTGCAAACCATGTATGGGCACTGGCCTCGTCCCCACGCCCTGCGGAAAACCACAGAAGCCACATCTCGAGTCCCCTCGAGTTGCAATTGTTGGTGCAGGTATCGGGGGTGCGGCTCTGGCTCTGGCATTACAACAGCGCGGCGTTCATGTATCTCTATTCGAGCGAGACACTTCATTTTCAATGCGAAAGCAAGGTTATGGTCTCACTCTGCAGAAATATTCAGGAGCGGCTGCTCTCAAGCAACTCGGAGTGTTGCTCGATGGGGTTGGTTCAAACGCAAACATCTCTCTCACCGCAGCCGGCAGAGAATTGGGTAGATATGGACACGGCACGCGACTTTATAATGACCAGAAAGTGGCCGTCAACTCAGCTTCAGACGCCGGCCGAAAGAATGTTCACTTACCGCGACAAGCACTACGTCGTGTGCTGCTTGAAAAGTTATCTCCAGGAACTGTTCACTGGGGAAAGAAGTTTAAAAATTACAAAGAGACAACTTGTTCAACCTCGTCAGGTGTAGAGCTCCAATTCGAGGATGGTGACCGTTTGAGCTTTGATCTTCTCGTTGGCGCAGACGGAATCTTCTCCGCAGTCAGACCAGTGAAACTCGCAAAAAATTCACGCGATGCAGCTGTCGGGGAAGCATACCCACTCCACTACCTCGGAGTGTTCGTGATGCTTGGAATATGTCATGGAGTCAGCCACCCTCTTTGCGATCACAAAGTGTTTCAGGTAGTTGACGGGACGACAAGGATATACGTTATGCCATTTTCTCGATCATGCGATGGGGACGGATGCCTGGCGCTTCGACAGGGAGACGAAGTATCTACACAAAACAACAAGGCAACTGTTCCTCTTTTGATGTGGCAGCTCTCTTTCCCGATTTCAGAAGAAAAGGCAATTGAGCTGGCAAAGGCTGACCCGGCAAAACTTCTTTCCGAGGCGGTCGAGCGTTGCGGTTCTTGGGTAGATCCTGTTCCTGAACTAATATCATCGACCAGTATCCAAAATCTTTCGGGATATCCTGCATATGACCGCGCATGTCTGAACGCAGGCGACCTACGGAATATGTCAGACGAACACAGCGCAGCATCACGCGTAACCCTTATTGGTGATGCAGCACACCCCATGTCTCCATTTAAAGGTCAGGGCGCCAACCAGGCACTTCTGGATGCTGTGCAGCTGGCCCGTGCACTTTTCCGAACTCCAACATTCAGTCCATCGAGATCGAAGCATAGGCAAGGATTGGTATGGCAGTCCGAGTCGTGCAGCGCTGGACTTTTTGATGGCGACGTTGCGACGGCACTCTCCGACTTTGAGAAAACAATGTGCACAAGGAGTAAGGAAAAAGTTAGACTATCGCGGGACGCTGCGGCATATTTGCATTCAAATGCAGCTCTTGCCGAAGGAAACTGTGTGAGGGCACATGCCGCGGCCAGAGCAGCCAAATCCTTGACCGATGATACTACTAAACTGAAGGTATTTGATGACTCATCTCATACATGA